In one Winogradskyella sp. MH6 genomic region, the following are encoded:
- the cysS gene encoding cysteine--tRNA ligase has product MPLYDTQAIKIYNSLSGEKEVFKPINDGYVGMYVCGPTVYSNVHLGNVRTFMSFDVIFRYLKHLGYKIRYVRNITDAGHLENDADEGEDRIAKKARIEAIEPMEVVQRYTVDFHNILNRFNFLPPSIEPTATGHIIEQIELIKTIIDNGFAYEVNGSVYFDVHKYNETKPYGILSKRKLEDLIHNTRALDGQSDKKNPQDFALWKKAEPQHIMRWPSPWSDGFPGWHLECTAMSTKYLGEQFDIHGGGMDLKFPHHECEIAQAEACNNHSPVNYWMHANMLIMNGKKMAKSTGNFILPNEIFSGDNPHITKAYAPSVARFFMLQAHYRSILDFTNNGLLASEKGFYRLMDAINLIEDLKTSDSSSFNVAEWKQKCYDAMNDDFNTPILIATLFDAAKFINQVKDGNATITMEDLEVLRETLETFTFDVLGLVNTSKESTDSDKLSGAVEILINLRKEARQNKDFALSDKIRDELSEAGIQLNDSREGTTFTTN; this is encoded by the coding sequence ATGCCTTTATACGATACCCAAGCTATAAAAATATACAACTCCCTATCTGGTGAGAAAGAAGTCTTTAAACCTATTAACGATGGTTATGTTGGCATGTATGTATGTGGACCAACTGTATACAGCAATGTACATTTAGGTAACGTAAGAACATTTATGTCTTTTGATGTTATTTTTAGATATCTAAAACATCTAGGCTACAAAATAAGATACGTTAGGAATATTACCGATGCAGGCCACTTAGAAAATGATGCAGATGAGGGCGAAGATCGTATAGCAAAAAAGGCAAGAATAGAAGCTATTGAACCAATGGAAGTTGTACAACGTTACACGGTAGACTTTCATAATATCTTAAATAGATTCAACTTTTTACCTCCAAGTATAGAGCCTACTGCAACAGGTCATATTATTGAGCAAATAGAACTTATTAAGACCATAATAGATAATGGCTTTGCTTACGAGGTAAATGGTTCTGTATATTTTGATGTTCATAAATACAATGAAACTAAGCCTTATGGAATTTTAAGCAAACGTAAACTCGAAGATTTAATTCATAACACCAGAGCTCTTGATGGACAATCTGATAAGAAAAACCCTCAAGATTTTGCACTTTGGAAAAAAGCCGAGCCACAACACATTATGCGCTGGCCTTCGCCTTGGAGCGACGGTTTTCCTGGTTGGCACTTAGAATGTACAGCCATGAGCACTAAATATCTTGGTGAACAATTTGATATTCATGGTGGTGGTATGGACTTAAAATTTCCACATCATGAGTGTGAAATTGCACAAGCAGAAGCTTGTAACAACCATTCGCCTGTGAATTATTGGATGCATGCCAACATGCTTATTATGAATGGCAAAAAAATGGCAAAATCTACAGGGAATTTTATTCTACCTAATGAAATATTTTCTGGAGATAACCCTCACATCACTAAAGCTTATGCTCCAAGTGTTGCTAGATTTTTTATGCTTCAGGCACACTACAGAAGTATTTTAGATTTCACCAATAATGGTTTACTAGCCAGTGAGAAAGGGTTTTACAGATTGATGGATGCTATCAATTTAATCGAAGATTTAAAAACCAGCGATTCATCATCATTTAATGTTGCCGAATGGAAACAGAAATGTTATGATGCCATGAATGACGACTTTAACACTCCAATCCTAATAGCTACTTTGTTTGATGCTGCAAAATTCATCAACCAAGTTAAAGATGGTAATGCGACAATAACCATGGAGGATTTAGAAGTGTTAAGAGAAACGCTAGAGACTTTTACCTTTGATGTTTTAGGTTTAGTTAATACATCTAAAGAAAGTACAGATTCTGACAAATTATCTGGCGCTGTTGAAATATTAATTAATCTTAGAAAAGAAGCTAGACAGAATAAAGACTT
- the folE gene encoding GTP cyclohydrolase I FolE yields the protein MKIDNDFNDIDALGDSHIGSSSDTPMRDDAFELSKEEKIDIIKDDVRHIMETLGLDLTDDSLQGTPNRVAKMFVNEIFGGLDPKKKPSASTFENKYKYGEMLVEKNITVYSTCEHHLLPIVGRAHVAYISNGTVVGLSKMNRIVDYYAKRPQVQERLTIQIVKELQEVLGTDDVACVIDAKHLCVNSRGIRDIESSTVTSEFGGKFKEKETRREFLDYIQLDTKF from the coding sequence ATGAAAATCGACAACGATTTTAACGATATAGATGCTTTAGGCGATAGCCATATTGGTTCATCGAGTGATACTCCTATGAGAGATGACGCTTTTGAATTATCAAAAGAAGAGAAAATAGACATTATTAAAGATGATGTAAGACACATCATGGAAACTTTAGGCCTAGACCTTACTGATGATAGTTTACAAGGTACACCAAACCGTGTTGCAAAAATGTTTGTAAATGAAATATTTGGTGGCCTAGACCCTAAAAAAAAGCCAAGCGCTTCTACCTTCGAAAATAAATATAAATATGGTGAAATGCTTGTAGAAAAAAACATTACGGTTTATTCTACTTGCGAGCATCATTTACTTCCAATCGTTGGAAGAGCACATGTAGCTTACATTTCTAACGGCACTGTAGTTGGTTTGTCTAAAATGAATAGAATTGTAGACTATTATGCCAAGCGTCCACAGGTGCAAGAGCGTCTTACCATACAAATTGTAAAAGAGTTACAGGAAGTTTTAGGAACTGATGATGTTGCTTGTGTAATAGATGCTAAACATCTATGCGTAAACTCTCGTGGAATAAGAGATATAGAGAGCAGTACTGTAACTTCTGAATTTGGAGGGAAATTTAAAGAAAAAGAAACGCGAAGAGAATTCCTTGATTACATTCAGTTAGATACAAAGTTTTAG
- a CDS encoding T9SS type B sorting domain-containing protein, with product MKYLLTLITVVFSSVLIAQDVNMQTATVSQCGGVFYDSGGEFGNYGNDESFVLTICPENPGQRVILDFTEFTTQLNADVMTIYNGDSTAADAFGQFSGGDSPGVVSATEENTGGCLTIEFVSNASGSGSGWAANISCLTPCQSINSQIDSSVPAPNGDGYIRVCPNEEITLNGSGIFEVDGTGATYEWDLGDGNTVTGQTAVFSYPDPGVYIVNLNIRDANTSIDPEGCPNTNLINQVVQVATEPDFTGTGAAETTICYGESTDITGVVNPVQFINDCTPPVAEQTFLPDGSGQQYTSSIVVDCFESSQTLTDPNQLIEVCLNMEHSYSGDLDIFIEGPSGQEIRLFDQAGGGTYFGGANDDNSLTPGTGETYCFTMSASVLLEDAPTEINGTNPPGNSWVPGSYLPFESFNGLLGTQLNGTWTIRVVDNLSIDNGYIFEWYMNFDPAIQPPELSFTPVITSEAWDVDPTITNTNGNIITVTPPDAGQYCYTYRVTDDFGCEYTEEVCIDVLPEIVTEAPNNLFICDTGVPPYIFDLETNTAVVLASATNAGDLVVTYHNSQADADADVGAIAGLNTYSGTDGEVIYIRVEYLDSGCYEVLPFTLNVSGQPDIYPVPDLELCDDVSNDGVEEFDLSTQTFGILGPQSATEFNVTYHLTFAEADAGTGALPNLYTSGNASIYVRVESVGDSDCYNASANPVFNLIVNPRAIANQPVDMEACDDPSNDGISTFDLSTQETFILGSQDPAIYDVSFHISQDDANNNVGALPNNYTNVTPNTETIFVRVQDPANPDCYGTTSFNLIVNPLPEVVAATPLQVCDDDTDGFAPFNITTKVTEILNGQTGVDVSFHETMVGADTDTAEIFDGYVNTTPNNQTIYVRLEDTTTNCYNVTTLVLEVLGNPLANMPTALEVCDDDSDGLAEFNLGDSEAEVIGAQTGVVVTYHSTPEGAADGSGVLPTLYTNTDPFTEEVYVRIENAAGCYDTTTLQLIVNPLPTVVAVSPYELCDDDNPGDEQEQFDLTDKEAEILNGQTNVTVSYYASQADADTNTNAITVPYTNTSNPQEIIAVLTNTNTGCSSQVTFDLVVNPLPALVAPTPLEVCDDGTPDGLTEIDLSIKNIEISGNNPGYSVSYYLNLADAQAEANPLAIPYTNISNPQTIFVRVEDTTTGCYDTTTLDLVVEQAPVANEPTPLRYCDPDNDGFGVFTLTDADNEITGGIAGLTVTYHETFANAENGVDAVDTTVDYNNIVVDTQTLYARVESATIATDCATIVELQLIVEPTPQIIEPTPLEECDDASADGFATFDLTSKAEELLNGLDPAQYAVSYYETEDNANQANNPIANPAAYTNTTANTQIIWIRVEDTNTVEGCYKVTSLELIVNPLPVLVQPMPLELCDVNNPGDEQEAFTLENAEAEILNGQNGITLTYYETQMDADNATNPIVSPYVNTSNAQTIYVRAENDVTGCYSTITVTLRVDPIPSPEPDPDPIEVCDDDNDGFAEFDLEIRTVEITNGEPDVVITYHETQEEAEQGINAITGLYTNIVADNQMIYVRSENTITGCYSLTQNTLELIVVPSPEVPTNLDPLEICDDNNDGIAQFDLTQRDADILGTQAPTEVTLTYHVTAADAETGNNPIINEGNYTNTINPQTIYVRLYNSTTGCQDTGEFEIIVQLPPEPVQPTPLELCDDLDEVPGDEMTVFDLTVKDTEITGGNASWDVDYYETNADAQAQTNVIADPTQYTNASVNGLPANPQTLYVVVTDTDTGCVAYTTMTIRVLPNPTPTPSGQLPDLELCDDTNTGDGVEVFDLTENEVLILNGEAGVTPTYHETSEDAYAGENAIADPTQYTNVDTPAQDIYVRVTNDVTGCYAVVDFTIHVYPLPEVVAVTDFIQCELNTDGFDSFDLTTKDEEVLNGQDPTRYIVTYHETLADAEAEMNALVSPYTNISNPQEIYVTITDNVTGCSISTQRFNLQVDEAAQANPDMVDIIYEECDDNVETDGDPSNDSTQFTLSTQDEFILDGQDPTNYIVTYFATEDDANLNVNPLPDLYENVVNPQVIYARVDNNTLAVIPIALDLTALTAGLDLDANGTIDTYDTDADGVFDLIDVDGDGLSDGIDANADGLYEFVDIDGDGNGDPVDLNNDGVFDNQQDGSICYEVAALTLQVNPRPYFDLEDSYILCVDTNGTEILDPLVLDTGLSDTDYSFEWTFNGEVITTETSSSMMPTQGGTYGVTVTDITTSTVTNCETYDETVVVESAPPTLIAEVVTQVFGNSNVIEALATGISEYEYSLDGGPWMDPSEDGSIQFTGVSQGLHTVTARDKNGCGIATQEVFVIDYPKYFTPNGDGIHETWNIEGIGGNAKIYIFDRYGKLLKQISPEGQGWDGTFNGNNMPSSDYWFTVEYEEPLTNQIKEFKAHFTLRR from the coding sequence ATGAAGTATTTATTAACTTTAATTACAGTAGTATTTTCATCGGTATTGATTGCCCAAGATGTTAATATGCAAACAGCTACAGTCAGTCAATGTGGTGGAGTTTTCTACGATTCTGGTGGTGAATTTGGGAATTATGGAAATGATGAAAGTTTTGTCTTAACAATATGCCCAGAAAATCCTGGACAAAGAGTTATATTGGATTTTACAGAGTTTACCACTCAGTTAAATGCTGACGTGATGACGATTTACAACGGAGATTCGACTGCGGCTGATGCTTTTGGTCAATTCTCAGGTGGTGATTCACCTGGTGTAGTATCTGCAACAGAGGAGAATACAGGAGGTTGTTTAACAATTGAATTTGTTTCTAATGCTTCTGGTAGTGGAAGTGGCTGGGCGGCAAACATATCTTGTTTAACTCCTTGCCAGTCTATTAACTCTCAGATAGATTCTTCTGTTCCGGCACCAAATGGAGATGGTTACATTAGAGTATGTCCTAATGAAGAAATTACGTTAAATGGTAGCGGTATTTTTGAAGTTGATGGTACAGGAGCTACATATGAATGGGATTTAGGTGATGGAAATACAGTTACAGGTCAAACAGCTGTTTTTTCTTATCCCGATCCTGGTGTCTATATTGTAAACTTAAACATTAGAGATGCTAATACATCTATAGATCCAGAAGGTTGTCCTAATACTAACCTTATAAATCAAGTTGTTCAGGTAGCAACAGAACCTGATTTTACTGGTACAGGTGCTGCTGAAACTACAATATGTTATGGTGAAAGTACAGATATAACCGGAGTTGTTAATCCAGTTCAGTTTATTAATGATTGTACTCCTCCAGTAGCTGAGCAGACATTTTTACCAGATGGATCAGGTCAGCAATATACATCTTCAATAGTTGTTGATTGTTTCGAATCTTCACAAACATTAACGGACCCTAACCAACTAATAGAGGTTTGTCTAAATATGGAGCATTCATACTCAGGCGATTTAGATATATTTATAGAAGGTCCTAGCGGACAGGAAATTAGATTGTTCGATCAAGCAGGAGGTGGTACTTATTTTGGAGGGGCGAATGATGATAATTCTCTAACTCCGGGAACAGGTGAGACTTATTGCTTCACAATGAGTGCTTCTGTGTTGTTAGAGGATGCACCAACAGAGATTAACGGTACAAATCCTCCAGGAAATTCATGGGTGCCAGGATCATATTTACCATTTGAGAGTTTTAATGGTTTACTTGGAACTCAATTAAATGGAACTTGGACAATTAGAGTTGTAGATAATTTGTCAATTGATAATGGTTATATCTTTGAGTGGTATATGAATTTCGATCCAGCAATTCAACCACCAGAACTATCATTTACTCCTGTTATTACCTCAGAGGCTTGGGATGTAGACCCAACAATAACAAATACAAATGGAAATATAATTACTGTAACACCACCAGATGCTGGACAATATTGTTACACTTACAGAGTAACGGATGATTTTGGTTGTGAGTATACAGAAGAGGTGTGTATAGATGTATTACCAGAAATAGTAACAGAAGCACCAAATAACTTATTTATATGCGACACAGGTGTTCCGCCATATATATTTGATTTAGAAACCAACACAGCTGTTGTGCTGGCAAGTGCTACAAATGCTGGTGATTTGGTGGTTACTTATCATAATTCTCAAGCAGATGCCGATGCCGATGTTGGAGCTATAGCAGGCTTAAACACATATTCTGGTACAGATGGAGAAGTTATATACATTAGAGTTGAATATCTAGATTCTGGTTGTTATGAGGTATTGCCATTTACATTGAATGTCTCAGGTCAACCTGATATTTATCCTGTACCTGATTTAGAATTATGTGATGATGTTTCTAATGATGGTGTAGAAGAATTTGATCTTAGTACCCAAACGTTTGGAATTTTAGGACCTCAGTCGGCTACAGAATTTAATGTTACTTATCATTTAACTTTTGCAGAAGCTGATGCAGGCACAGGTGCTTTACCAAATCTATATACGAGTGGTAATGCTTCAATCTATGTAAGGGTAGAAAGTGTTGGCGATTCTGATTGTTACAACGCTTCAGCAAATCCGGTATTTAATTTAATTGTTAATCCTAGGGCTATAGCTAATCAACCAGTAGATATGGAGGCATGTGATGATCCTAGTAATGATGGTATATCAACATTTGATTTAAGTACTCAAGAAACATTTATTTTAGGAAGTCAAGACCCTGCAATTTATGATGTATCTTTTCATATAAGTCAAGATGATGCTAATAATAATGTTGGAGCTTTACCTAATAACTATACTAATGTTACACCAAACACTGAAACAATATTTGTAAGAGTTCAAGATCCTGCAAATCCAGATTGTTATGGTACAACATCTTTCAATTTAATAGTAAATCCATTACCAGAAGTCGTTGCTGCAACACCACTTCAGGTTTGTGATGATGATACTGATGGTTTTGCACCATTTAATATTACAACTAAAGTAACAGAGATTTTAAATGGTCAGACAGGTGTTGATGTATCTTTCCATGAGACTATGGTTGGAGCAGATACTGATACAGCAGAAATATTTGATGGATATGTAAATACGACACCAAACAACCAAACGATTTATGTTCGTTTAGAAGACACCACAACAAACTGCTACAATGTTACGACCTTAGTTTTAGAGGTATTGGGCAATCCATTAGCTAACATGCCTACGGCTTTGGAGGTTTGCGACGACGATTCGGATGGATTGGCTGAGTTCAATTTGGGAGATAGTGAAGCGGAGGTTATCGGAGCCCAGACGGGAGTCGTAGTGACCTACCATTCCACACCAGAAGGTGCAGCAGACGGATCAGGAGTACTGCCAACGCTCTACACGAATACGGACCCATTCACGGAAGAAGTGTACGTGCGTATCGAGAACGCAGCAGGCTGTTATGATACCACAACGTTGCAACTAATCGTTAACCCATTGCCTACGGTTGTAGCAGTAAGCCCATATGAGCTTTGTGACGATGATAATCCAGGAGACGAGCAAGAGCAGTTCGACCTAACGGATAAGGAAGCGGAGATACTCAACGGACAGACGAACGTCACGGTGAGCTATTACGCGAGCCAAGCCGATGCAGATACGAACACAAACGCAATCACAGTCCCATATACCAACACGAGTAACCCACAAGAGATCATTGCAGTACTGACCAATACCAATACAGGCTGTAGTTCACAAGTTACATTTGATTTGGTAGTCAACCCATTACCAGCCTTGGTAGCCCCAACACCATTAGAGGTGTGTGACGACGGTACACCAGATGGCCTAACAGAGATCGACCTAAGTATAAAGAACATAGAGATTAGCGGCAACAACCCAGGTTATTCGGTAAGCTATTACCTGAACTTGGCCGATGCCCAAGCAGAGGCGAACCCATTAGCGATCCCATACACAAACATTAGCAATCCACAGACCATTTTTGTACGCGTAGAAGATACCACAACAGGCTGTTACGATACCACGACATTAGACTTGGTGGTAGAGCAGGCACCAGTTGCCAATGAGCCGACACCGTTGCGCTACTGCGACCCGGACAACGATGGTTTTGGTGTGTTTACCCTAACCGATGCCGATAACGAGATTACGGGAGGGATAGCAGGCCTAACGGTAACCTACCATGAAACTTTTGCCAATGCAGAAAATGGAGTAGATGCCGTAGATACGACAGTAGACTACAACAATATCGTAGTAGATACGCAGACCCTTTATGCACGCGTAGAGAGTGCAACGATTGCAACGGACTGTGCAACGATAGTAGAACTACAGCTTATCGTAGAGCCAACACCACAGATTATAGAGCCAACACCATTAGAGGAGTGTGACGATGCCTCGGCAGATGGGTTTGCAACCTTTGACTTAACAAGCAAAGCAGAAGAACTTCTTAACGGATTAGACCCAGCACAGTATGCGGTAAGCTATTATGAAACAGAAGATAATGCTAACCAGGCGAACAATCCAATAGCCAATCCAGCGGCTTATACCAATACCACTGCCAATACCCAGATTATCTGGATACGTGTGGAAGACACCAATACAGTAGAAGGCTGTTATAAGGTCACAAGTTTGGAGCTGATCGTTAACCCATTGCCAGTACTGGTACAACCAATGCCATTAGAGCTATGTGACGTCAACAATCCAGGAGATGAGCAAGAAGCCTTTACGCTGGAAAATGCCGAAGCAGAGATCTTGAACGGTCAGAACGGAATAACCTTAACGTACTACGAGACACAGATGGATGCTGACAATGCTACCAATCCAATCGTAAGTCCGTATGTCAACACGAGCAATGCCCAAACAATCTATGTAAGAGCCGAGAACGATGTAACAGGCTGTTACAGTACCATAACGGTAACCCTAAGGGTAGATCCGATTCCATCGCCAGAGCCAGATCCAGACCCAATCGAGGTCTGTGACGATGACAACGACGGTTTTGCCGAGTTCGATCTAGAGATTCGTACGGTAGAGATTACCAACGGAGAGCCAGACGTGGTTATTACCTACCATGAGACCCAAGAAGAAGCCGAACAAGGTATTAATGCCATAACAGGGCTGTACACCAATATTGTAGCAGACAACCAAATGATCTATGTACGTTCCGAGAATACGATTACAGGCTGTTACAGTCTAACGCAGAACACGTTGGAACTGATTGTGGTACCATCACCAGAAGTACCGACAAATCTAGATCCATTAGAGATCTGTGATGACAACAATGACGGGATAGCCCAGTTTGACCTGACCCAGCGCGATGCTGATATCTTAGGGACGCAAGCCCCAACAGAAGTAACACTAACCTACCATGTTACGGCAGCAGATGCAGAGACAGGGAATAATCCAATAATAAACGAGGGTAACTATACCAATACCATAAATCCACAGACCATCTATGTAAGGTTGTATAACTCGACTACAGGCTGTCAGGATACAGGAGAGTTTGAGATAATCGTACAGTTGCCACCAGAGCCAGTACAGCCAACACCATTAGAATTGTGTGATGATTTAGATGAAGTACCAGGAGATGAGATGACGGTATTCGATCTCACGGTAAAAGACACAGAGATCACAGGAGGCAACGCTAGTTGGGATGTAGATTACTATGAAACCAATGCTGATGCACAGGCACAGACGAATGTCATAGCCGACCCAACGCAGTACACCAATGCTTCGGTCAATGGTCTTCCAGCAAACCCACAGACCTTATATGTTGTGGTAACCGATACTGATACGGGCTGTGTAGCCTATACAACAATGACCATAAGAGTGTTGCCAAACCCAACACCAACACCAAGTGGCCAATTACCAGATTTAGAGCTGTGTGATGATACGAACACCGGAGATGGAGTAGAAGTTTTCGATTTAACAGAGAATGAAGTATTAATCTTAAACGGAGAAGCCGGAGTAACACCGACATACCACGAAACATCGGAAGATGCATACGCAGGTGAAAACGCCATTGCAGACCCAACACAATATACCAATGTAGACACACCAGCACAGGACATCTATGTAAGAGTAACCAATGACGTAACGGGCTGTTATGCGGTAGTTGATTTTACGATACACGTATACCCATTACCAGAAGTAGTGGCAGTAACGGACTTTATACAATGTGAACTGAACACGGACGGATTTGACAGCTTTGATCTAACAACTAAAGACGAAGAAGTCTTAAACGGACAAGATCCAACACGTTACATTGTGACCTATCATGAGACCTTGGCAGATGCAGAAGCAGAGATGAACGCCTTGGTAAGTCCATACACCAACATTAGCAACCCACAAGAAATCTACGTAACGATAACAGACAACGTAACAGGCTGTTCTATCAGTACACAGCGTTTTAACCTTCAGGTAGATGAAGCGGCACAGGCCAATCCGGATATGGTGGATATAATCTACGAGGAATGTGATGATAATGTAGAGACCGATGGAGACCCAAGTAATGACAGTACACAGTTTACCTTGTCTACACAAGATGAGTTTATATTGGATGGACAAGACCCAACAAATTATATTGTTACGTACTTCGCTACGGAAGACGATGCAAACTTAAACGTTAACCCGTTACCAGACCTATATGAGAATGTAGTAAACCCACAGGTTATCTATGCAAGAGTAGATAACAATACTTTAGCAGTTATACCAATCGCATTAGATCTAACTGCATTAACGGCAGGACTAGATTTAGATGCCAACGGTACGATAGATACCTATGATACGGATGCGGACGGAGTATTCGATTTAATAGACGTTGACGGAGATGGCTTATCAGATGGTATCGATGCCAATGCAGATGGTCTGTATGAGTTTGTAGATATAGATGGAGACGGAAACGGAGACCCAGTAGATTTAAACAATGACGGAGTATTCGATAACCAACAAGACGGATCTATCTGTTACGAAGTCGCAGCACTGACGCTTCAGGTAAACCCGAGACCATACTTTGATCTTGAGGACAGTTACATCCTTTGTGTGGATACCAATGGCACGGAAATTTTAGACCCATTGGTATTGGATACCGGATTATCGGACACGGATTACAGTTTTGAGTGGACCTTCAATGGTGAAGTCATCACTACAGAGACCAGTTCAAGTATGATGCCAACCCAAGGAGGAACCTATGGAGTGACGGTAACGGATATCACTACGTCAACAGTGACGAACTGTGAGACTTACGATGAAACAGTGGTGGTAGAAAGTGCGCCGCCAACTCTAATTGCTGAAGTGGTAACACAAGTTTTTGGCAATAGTAACGTTATAGAAGCACTGGCAACAGGAATCAGTGAGTATGAGTACAGTCTGGACGGAGGTCCATGGATGGATCCTTCAGAGGATGGCTCAATACAATTTACTGGAGTATCTCAGGGACTACATACGGTAACGGCAAGGGACAAGAACGGCTGTGGTATAGCGACACAAGAGGTGTTCGTGATCGATTATCCGAAGTACTTTACGCCAAATGGAGATGGCATACATGAAACATGGAACATAGAAGGTATTGGAGGTAATGCCAAAATTTATATATTTGACCGCTACGGGAAATTGCTCAAGCAGATCAGCCCGGAAGGTCAGGGATGGGATGGGACGTTCAACGGCAACAACATGCCATCGAGCGACTACTGGTTTACAGTAGAATACGAAGAACCCCTTACCAACCAAATAAAGGAGTTTAAAGCCCATTTTACACTACGACGATAA
- a CDS encoding OmpP1/FadL family transporter: protein MKKLLMLCIGLASSSYILAQDISDAVRYSMDEIQGTARFRAMSGAFGALGGDMSAVNINPAGSAIFNNSHASASIGFFSKNDDINYFNRFTTSSNSNFDLNQLGATFVFVNRDESSPWKKFTLGVAYDRSADFDDDWVASGVNPNNSIGSYFLLNAQGKRLDEISAFSGETISQAYSEIGSFYGFENQQAFLGYEGFIIDPVNNTDDNTAYISNIDLNGTDFDQEYYYASRGYNGKLAFNLASSYEDKIFLGINLNAHFINYERSTFLSEINSNANSTITSVDFENNLLTTGSGFSFQLGGIAKVTEEFRVGLSYNSPTWFRISEETSQYLATTSTTEGNIVVNPNVINIYPEYKLQTPSKLTGSLAYVFGKQGLLSFDYSIKDYSGAKFRPSSDIYFSALNNNISNTLDTANSYRIGGEYRYKQLSFRGGYRFEESPYKDDTFYGDLTGYSLGLGYNFGNLNLDLAFSQAERDTNYQLYNVGLTDSAEFQSKFTDVILTLGFKI, encoded by the coding sequence ATGAAAAAATTACTTATGTTATGCATAGGCTTAGCGAGTTCATCTTATATCTTAGCACAAGATATATCAGACGCTGTTCGTTATTCTATGGATGAAATTCAAGGAACAGCTCGTTTTAGAGCAATGAGTGGCGCCTTTGGTGCACTTGGTGGCGATATGTCTGCCGTGAATATAAATCCTGCAGGTTCTGCAATTTTTAACAATAGTCATGCATCTGCTTCTATTGGATTTTTTAGTAAAAATGATGATATCAATTATTTCAATAGATTTACGACGTCTTCAAATTCTAATTTCGATTTAAATCAACTTGGTGCTACTTTTGTTTTTGTAAACAGAGATGAAAGTTCACCTTGGAAAAAATTTACATTAGGTGTTGCCTATGATAGATCTGCAGACTTTGATGATGATTGGGTAGCTAGTGGAGTAAACCCTAATAACTCGATAGGAAGCTATTTTCTTTTGAATGCTCAAGGTAAACGATTAGATGAAATTTCCGCATTCTCTGGAGAGACAATATCTCAGGCCTACTCCGAAATAGGGTCTTTTTATGGTTTTGAAAATCAACAAGCCTTTTTAGGTTATGAAGGTTTTATAATAGATCCTGTTAATAATACTGATGACAATACTGCTTACATTTCTAACATAGATCTTAACGGAACTGATTTTGACCAAGAATATTATTATGCCAGTAGAGGTTATAACGGAAAATTAGCCTTTAATTTAGCTAGCAGCTATGAAGACAAGATATTTTTAGGAATTAATCTAAATGCACATTTCATTAATTATGAAAGAAGCACATTTTTGAGTGAAATTAACTCAAACGCAAACTCTACTATTACTAGTGTTGATTTTGAAAATAATCTTTTAACTACCGGAAGTGGTTTTTCTTTTCAATTGGGTGGAATTGCAAAAGTTACCGAAGAGTTTAGAGTTGGACTATCTTACAACTCTCCTACATGGTTCAGAATATCTGAAGAAACATCTCAATATTTAGCTACAACAAGCACTACTGAAGGTAACATAGTTGTTAACCCTAATGTTATTAATATCTACCCTGAATATAAATTGCAAACACCTTCGAAACTTACAGGAAGTTTAGCTTATGTTTTTGGAAAGCAAGGGTTACTAAGTTTTGATTATTCTATTAAGGATTATAGTGGAGCCAAGTTTAGACCTTCTTCAGACATTTATTTTTCTGCTTTAAATAATAATATCAGTAACACTTTAGATACAGCAAATTCTTATAGAATTGGAGGAGAATACAGATACAAACAATTAAGCTTTAGAGGAGGTTATCGTTTTGAAGAAAGTCCTTATAAAGATGATACTTTCTATGGTGACTTAACTGGATACTCCCTTGGCCTTGGTTATAACTTCGGAAACCTAAATCTTGATTTAGCTTTTAGTCAAGCTGAGCGAGATACAAATTACCAACTTTATAATGTTGGACTTACTGATTCAGCAGAATTTCAATCCAAATTTACAGATGTAATCCTAACTCTTGGATTTAAAATATAA